From the Quercus lobata isolate SW786 chromosome 6, ValleyOak3.0 Primary Assembly, whole genome shotgun sequence genome, one window contains:
- the LOC115950628 gene encoding non-specific lipid transfer protein-like 1, whose translation MITTMALQLIVLALSVTSTLLLTVAAPPPPPQPLPPPSGCSDELVLFSPCLPYVSTPPNNLSNTASDSCCGAFSSALNSNNGVCLCYLVRQPSILGFPVNDTRVLSLSSVCPIGEDNNSSIKIGSLESLCSGSSALPPLRSTTNTSVVTNHSASGLNDVHSPPNQFAKTPPTQQNSSLEPARISSATTIKQLCSSYSCFASGIVILLVPISIHLYSSCNL comes from the exons ATGATTACCACCATGGCTCTGCAGCTCATTGTTCTCGCTCTCAGTGTCACCTCCACGCTCCTCCTCACCGTGGCggccccaccaccaccaccgcagCCATTGCCACCGCCTTCAGGTTGCTCCGACGAGCTTGTTCTGTTCTCGCCATGCCTGCCCTATGTCTCGACTCCGCCAAACAACCTCTCCAACACTGCCTCCGACAGCTGCTGTGGTGCCTTCTCCTCGGCTTTAAACTCTAACAATGGTGTTTGCCTCTGTTACCTTGTCCGGCAGCCTTCAATCCTCGGGTTTCCTGTCAATGACACAAgggttctctctctttcttcggTTTGTCCCATTGGAGAAGACAACAACAGTTCCATAAAGATTGGATCTTTGGAGTCACTTTGCTCAG GGTCATCAGCATTGCCTCCTCTGCGGAGCACAACAAATACCTCAGTAGTTACAAATCATTCTGCTTCTG GTCTTAATGATGTTCATTCTCCACCAAATCAGTTTGCTAAGACACCACCCACACAACAGAACTCATCACTAGAACCGGCTAGAATTTCATCGGCCACAACCATAAAACAACTTTGTAGCAGCTACAGTTGCTTCGCATCCGGCATAGTGATTCTCCTTGTTCCCATCTCCATTCATCTATACTCATCATGCAACTTATAA
- the LOC115993786 gene encoding pectinesterase-like, whose translation MTMASKLSPLCNTFLLFMLFSCSPSLASSPTSPSTICNSTPHPSFCKSNLPPHELSTIHDYGWYFLHQSLSSAKDFLSLVKSYPIFHSSYSKPTVHALKDCQLLADLNVDFLSKSFQTISSTKSLNSMQTKDLHTLLSSILTNQETCSDGLQELTSELDSSLKNGLLGPLSNGTKLHSISLALFKHGWVPKINPESFPWPTEKKHIMFPNMEKIMKGLLPLKLSISGRRLLQTTFGNVLASQTVFVNPDGSGDFTTINDAVAAAPEKTDISDGYFVIYIAAGVYNEYVSVNSNKHYLMMIGEGIGRTVITGDHNYVDGSSTFDSATFAVVGQEFVAKEITFRNTAGPGKYQAVAVRNGADLSTFYKCSFEGYQDTLYTHSLRQFYKECDIYGTIDFIFGNAAVVFQDCNIYLRLPLHGQYNVITAQGKTDPNQNTGTSIHLCSIRAAEELNGTETYLGRPWKEYSTTVYIQSFMDNLINPLGWHTWNDTDFALDTLYYGEYDNTGPGSDTSNRVTWPGYHVMNEDEANQFTVCNFIQGDEWLPATQGRYTCGLV comes from the exons ATGACAATGGCTTCCAAACTCTCCCCATTGTGCAACACTTTTCTCCTATTCATGCTCTTCTCCTGCTCTCCATCTCTTGCTAGCTCCCCTACTTCCCCAAGTACCATTTGCAACTCCACACCCCACCCATCATTCTGCAAATCCAACTTACCACCACATGAGCTCAGCACCATTCATGACTATGGCTGGTACTTCCTGCACCAGTCCTTATCATCAGCAAAAGACTTTCTTTCGCTAGTCAAATCATACCCAATATTCCATTCCTCATATTCTAAACCAACCGTTCATGCCCTCAAAGATTGTCAACTTTTAGCTGACTTGAATGTGGATTTCTTGTCAAAATCTTTTCAAACTATTAGCTCCACAAAAAGTCTAAATAGCATGCAAACCAAGGATTTGCATACATTGCTTAGTTCCATTTTGACAAACCAAGAAACATGTTCTGATGGCCTGCAAGAGTTAACATCTGAGTTAGACTCTAGCCTTAAAAATGGTCTCTTGGGTCCTCTCTCTAATGGAACTAAGCTTCATAGCATATCACTTGCTCTTTTTAAGCATGGTTGGGTTCCAAAGATAAATCCAGAGAGTTTCCCATGGCCAACAGAAAAAAAGCACATAATGTTTCCCAATATGGAAAAGATAATGAAGGGTCTTTTGCCTTTAAAATTGTCCATATCTGGAAGAAGGTTGCTTCAAACAACTTTTGGCAATGTATTGGCGAGCCAAACGGTGTTTGTGAACCCAGATGGTAGTGGAGACTTCACCACTATCAATGATGCTGTGGCTGCTGCACCAGAAAAGACTGATATTAGTGATGGATACTTTGTCATTTACATTGCAGCTGGGGTTTATAATGAGTATGTTTCCGTCAACTCTAACAAGCACTATTTGATGATGATTGGGGAAGGTATTGGCCGGACTGTGATCACAGGCGATCACAATTATGTCGATGGTTCGAGTACATTCGATTCTGCAACATTTG CTGTAGTTGGGCAAGAGTTTGTTGCTAAGGAAATAACCTTTCGTAACACAGCCGGACCAGGCAAGTACCAAGCTGTGGCTGTACGAAATGGGGCTGACCTGTCCACATTTTATAAATGCAGTTTTGAAGGCTATCAAGACACGTTATATACCCATTCTCTTAGGCAATTTTATAAAGAATGTGATATTTATGGTACAATTGATTTCATATTTGGCAATGCAGCAGTTGTGTTCCAAGATTGCAACATTTATCTACGACTTCCATTACATGGCCAGTACAATGTTATCACTGCGCAAGGCAAAACAGATCCAAATCAAAATACTGGGACTTCCATACATCTTTGTAGTATTAGAGCAGCTGAGGAATTAAATGGAACAGAAACATATCTAGGAAGGCCATGGAAGGAGTATTCAACAACTGTTTATATACAATCTTTTATGGATAACCTAATTAATCCTTTAGGTTGGCACACATGGAATGACACTGACTTTGCTCTTGATACATTATATTATGGGGAATATGATAACACGGGGCCAGGATCAGACACTAGCAACCGAGTTACATGGCCTGGTTACCATGTCATGAATGAAGATGAGGCGAATCAGTTCACTGTTTGCAATTTTATTCAAGGAGATGAATGGTTGCCTGCAACACAAGGGCGTTACACTTGTGGTTTAGTATAA
- the LOC115994571 gene encoding probable pectinesterase/pectinesterase inhibitor 41 isoform X2 gives MTMASKLSPLCNFFLLLMLFSYSPSLASSSTSPSTICNSTPHPSFCKSNLPPNEFNTIQDYGWYFIHQSLSSAKDFLSLIKSYPISHSSYSKRTVHALKDCQLLADLTVDFLSKTLQTISSTNSLNSLQAEYLHTLLSATLTNQETCSDGLLELASDSSVKKGMLGPLSNGTKLHSISLALFKHGWVPKTKRESFPTERNHLLFSNMENIINGLLPLRMSITGRRLLQTTLGDVLVSQTVLVNPDGSGDFTTINDAVAAAPENTDISDGYFVIYILPGVYYEYVSIDKNKQYLMMVGYGINQTVITGDHNQKDDLSTFDSATFAVVFQDCNIYLRLPLHGQYNVITAQGKTDPNQNTGTSIHLCSIMAAEELNGTETYLGRPWKEYSTTVYIQSFMDSLINFEGWHTWNDTDFAINTLYYGEYDNSGPGSDTSNRVTWPGYHVMNRDEANDFNVSHFIQGDEWLPATGVPYTGGLL, from the exons ATGACAATGGCTTCCAAGCTCTCCCCATTGTGCAACTTTTTTCTCCTATTAATGCTCTTCTCTTACTCTCCTTCTCTTGCTAGCTCCTCTACTTCCCCAAGTACCATTTGCAACTCCACACCCCACCCATCTTTCTGCAAATCCAACTTACCACCAAATGAGTTCAACACCATTCAAGACTATGGCTGGTACTTCATTCACCAGTCCTTATCATCAGCAAAAGACTTTCTTTCGCTAATCAAATCATACCCAATATCACATTCCTCGTATTCTAAACGTACCGTTCATGCCCTCAAAGATTGTCAGCTTTTAGCTGACTTGACCGTGGATTTCTTGTCAAAAACTTTGCAAACTATTAGCTCTACAAACAGTCTAAATAGCTTGCAAGCTGAGTATTTGCATACACTGCTTAGTGCCACTTTGACAAACCAAGAAACATGTTCTGATGGCCTACTAGAGTTAGCATCAGACTCTAGCGTTAAAAAAGGCATGTTGGGTCCTCTCTCTAATGGGACTAAGCTTCATAGCATATCGCTTGCGCTTTTTAAGCATGGTTGGGTTCcaaagacaaagagagagagttttccAACAGAAAGAAACCATTTGTTATTTTCcaatatggaaaatattattaatggtCTTTTGCCTTTAAGAATGTCTATAACTGGAAGAAGGTTGCTTCAAACAACTCTTGGCGATGTATTGGTGAGCCAAACGGTACTTGTGAACCCAGATGGCAGTGGAGACTTCACTACTATCAATGATGCTGTAGCAGCTGCACCAGAAAATACAGATATTAGTGATGGATACTTTGTCATTTACATTTTACCTGGGGTTTATTATGAGTATGTTTCCATTGATAAGAACAAGCAATATTTGATGATGGTTGGGTACGGTATCAACCAAACTGTGATCACAGGCGATCATAACCAGAAGGATGATTTGAGTACGTTCGATTCTGCAACATTTG CGGTTGTCTTCCAAGATTGCAATATTTATCTACGACTTCCATTACATGGCCAGTACAATGTTATCACTGCGCAAGGCAAAACAGACCCAAATCAAAATACTGGGACTTCCATACATCTTTGTAGCATCATGGCAGCTGAGGAATTAAATGGAACAGAAACATACCTAGGGAGGCCATGGAAGGAGTATTCAACAACTGTTTATATACAATCTTTTATGGATAGCCTAATTAACTTTGAAGGTTGGCACACATGGAACGACACTGACTTTGCTATTAATACATTATATTATGGGGAATATGATAACAGTGGGCCAGGATCAGACACTAGTAACCGGGTTACATGGCCTGGTTACCATGTCATGAATAGAGACGAGGCTAATGATTTTAATGTGTCGCATTTTATACAAGGAGATGAATGGTTGCCTGCAACAGGAGTGCCCTACACTGGTGGTTTACTATAA
- the LOC115994571 gene encoding pectinesterase-like isoform X1 produces MTMASKLSPLCNFFLLLMLFSYSPSLASSSTSPSTICNSTPHPSFCKSNLPPNEFNTIQDYGWYFIHQSLSSAKDFLSLIKSYPISHSSYSKRTVHALKDCQLLADLTVDFLSKTLQTISSTNSLNSLQAEYLHTLLSATLTNQETCSDGLLELASDSSVKKGMLGPLSNGTKLHSISLALFKHGWVPKTKRESFPTERNHLLFSNMENIINGLLPLRMSITGRRLLQTTLGDVLVSQTVLVNPDGSGDFTTINDAVAAAPENTDISDGYFVIYILPGVYYEYVSIDKNKQYLMMVGYGINQTVITGDHNQKDDLSTFDSATFAVVGQGFVAMNITFRNTAGPHKGQAVAVLSGADMSTFYKCSFEGYQDTLHTHSLRQFYKECDIYGTIDFIFGNAAVVFQDCNIYLRLPLHGQYNVITAQGKTDPNQNTGTSIHLCSIMAAEELNGTETYLGRPWKEYSTTVYIQSFMDSLINFEGWHTWNDTDFAINTLYYGEYDNSGPGSDTSNRVTWPGYHVMNRDEANDFNVSHFIQGDEWLPATGVPYTGGLL; encoded by the exons ATGACAATGGCTTCCAAGCTCTCCCCATTGTGCAACTTTTTTCTCCTATTAATGCTCTTCTCTTACTCTCCTTCTCTTGCTAGCTCCTCTACTTCCCCAAGTACCATTTGCAACTCCACACCCCACCCATCTTTCTGCAAATCCAACTTACCACCAAATGAGTTCAACACCATTCAAGACTATGGCTGGTACTTCATTCACCAGTCCTTATCATCAGCAAAAGACTTTCTTTCGCTAATCAAATCATACCCAATATCACATTCCTCGTATTCTAAACGTACCGTTCATGCCCTCAAAGATTGTCAGCTTTTAGCTGACTTGACCGTGGATTTCTTGTCAAAAACTTTGCAAACTATTAGCTCTACAAACAGTCTAAATAGCTTGCAAGCTGAGTATTTGCATACACTGCTTAGTGCCACTTTGACAAACCAAGAAACATGTTCTGATGGCCTACTAGAGTTAGCATCAGACTCTAGCGTTAAAAAAGGCATGTTGGGTCCTCTCTCTAATGGGACTAAGCTTCATAGCATATCGCTTGCGCTTTTTAAGCATGGTTGGGTTCcaaagacaaagagagagagttttccAACAGAAAGAAACCATTTGTTATTTTCcaatatggaaaatattattaatggtCTTTTGCCTTTAAGAATGTCTATAACTGGAAGAAGGTTGCTTCAAACAACTCTTGGCGATGTATTGGTGAGCCAAACGGTACTTGTGAACCCAGATGGCAGTGGAGACTTCACTACTATCAATGATGCTGTAGCAGCTGCACCAGAAAATACAGATATTAGTGATGGATACTTTGTCATTTACATTTTACCTGGGGTTTATTATGAGTATGTTTCCATTGATAAGAACAAGCAATATTTGATGATGGTTGGGTACGGTATCAACCAAACTGTGATCACAGGCGATCATAACCAGAAGGATGATTTGAGTACGTTCGATTCTGCAACATTTG CTGTTGTTGGGCAAGGATTCGTTGCTATGAACATTACCTTTCGTAACACAGCCGGACCACACAAGGGCCAAGCTGTGGCAGTCCTAAGTGGGGCTGACATGTCCACATTTTATAAATGCAGTTTTGAAGGCTATCAAGACACATTACATACCCATTCTCTTAGGCAATTTTATAAAGAGTGTGATATTTATGGTACAATTGATTTCATATTTGGCAATGCAGCGGTTGTCTTCCAAGATTGCAATATTTATCTACGACTTCCATTACATGGCCAGTACAATGTTATCACTGCGCAAGGCAAAACAGACCCAAATCAAAATACTGGGACTTCCATACATCTTTGTAGCATCATGGCAGCTGAGGAATTAAATGGAACAGAAACATACCTAGGGAGGCCATGGAAGGAGTATTCAACAACTGTTTATATACAATCTTTTATGGATAGCCTAATTAACTTTGAAGGTTGGCACACATGGAACGACACTGACTTTGCTATTAATACATTATATTATGGGGAATATGATAACAGTGGGCCAGGATCAGACACTAGTAACCGGGTTACATGGCCTGGTTACCATGTCATGAATAGAGACGAGGCTAATGATTTTAATGTGTCGCATTTTATACAAGGAGATGAATGGTTGCCTGCAACAGGAGTGCCCTACACTGGTGGTTTACTATAA